CACCGGTACAACTTCCTGGTCGGGCTCAGCCTCGACGGGCCGCAGTACGTGCATGACTACTACCGGATCGACATGGGCCGACGACCGACCTGGGACCGGGTCATGCGCACAGTCCAGACCCTCCGCGAGCACCAAGTCGAGTTCAATATCCTGTGCATGGTCACGGCCTTCTCGGCCGACAAGGCCGCCGAGATCTACGACTTCTTCATGGCCCAGGACCTGCACTTCCTGCAGTTCATCCCCTGCATCGAGGTCAATCCCGAGACGGGGCGGATCGAGCCCTACTCGTGCAGCCCTCACCAGTATGGCGAGTTTCTGTGCACTCTCTTCGACCGCTGGGCGGCCGACACGCCGCCGAGGACCTACGTGCGTACCTTCGACGACCTGCTGATGGCGTACATGGGCCACGAATCGCCGACCTGCATCTTCCGCCCCACCTGCGCCGAGTACCTGCTGATTGAGCACAACGGCGACGTGTACCCGTGCGACTTCTTCGTCGAGAAGCAGTGGCGGCTGGGGAACCTCATGGAAACGCCGCTGCGGGAGATCGCACTGTCGGCGAAGTTCCGGGAGTTCCGATACGCGAAGGGCGAGGTCTGCGAGCGCTGCCGGGAGTGCCCGTGGGTTGGCAAATGTCATGGCGGTTGCCAGCGTCACCGGCTGCACAACCTTGGCCTGGCTCCAGACCAGGAACTCCCGTATGAGGCCTTCGCCTCGAACTACTTCTGCGAGTCCTATCGGATGCTCTTCGACCACTCTCAAGGTCGGCTGCAGGAACTGGCCGTCACTCTCGCCGACCAGGCTCCGCCCACACCGACTCTCACTGTGCAGTAGCCTCAGGGCCTCCCTGCAGGATCGAGGGGATACGATGGGACCTCGCGCCGAGATACTGCGCGAGGTCTCTGGGTATCTGCTGGAGGGTCGGGTGATGCTATCCGACCGGGATGTCCTTGACAGTCAGGAGGCCCGGGACGGCGTTGACGGTCTGGCGCAGAATGTTGAGTACGCAGCCAACCGTGGCAGTGTCGCCGAAGATGCCTCCCTCGATGCGCATGTGGACGTAGGGCTCGCCCTCAACGAAGACCTCATCACGCGGGTCGGGCTCGCCATGGGTCATGCGGCAGATGAGCTCGATGCACTTGCCGTCATCGGTGCTGATGCGGGCGACCTGGTGGCTCCCCTTGACCTGCCCCGGCTGGATCTGAAAGTACTCGGTGCCACAGGGCTCGGTAGCGATGACGGGCTCGATGGTCTCGTAGATGTCCTCGTGCTCCCAGCCCAGACCTGCTGCGAGGAAGGCGGCGGACTCGCCGAGGCCGACGTGACCGATCTGCTCTTTGGCTGCGAGTGCGCGGTAAGTCTCCGGATCGAGGCCGGAGCCGATCTTCTTCTGAAGCTGCTGACGCCGGGCAGACACGTTCACGATCCTCTTGGCCGTGATCTTGCGCACTCCGACGCAGGGCCGGCACAGCAAGAGCGGCAGCAGGTCAAGAAGGAAGCCGGGGTTGATGCCGGTGCCGACCAGGGTCACACCGTGCTGCTTCGCCAGAGCGTCGAGCTCGTTGGCCAGGTCCGGGTTGCGCAACCAGGGCCAGGACAGCTCCTCAGAGGTGGAGACCACGTTCAGACCGGCCTCGATTGCCGCCCGCAACTGTGAGGCAATCGCAGGGAGCTTGGAGCCTGTGGCTAGAACGA
Above is a window of Armatimonadia bacterium DNA encoding:
- a CDS encoding anaerobic sulfatase maturase, with amino-acid sequence MDAMTEQEQEAYLQRLGVLVKPAGPDCNLRCEYCFYRPKLSLYPNSRRHQMSREVMHRFVGDYMQMAGTNPSFGWQGGEPTTLGLNFFRRVVAVQMQKAKPGQAIANGFQTNGVLLDADWARFLHRYNFLVGLSLDGPQYVHDYYRIDMGRRPTWDRVMRTVQTLREHQVEFNILCMVTAFSADKAAEIYDFFMAQDLHFLQFIPCIEVNPETGRIEPYSCSPHQYGEFLCTLFDRWAADTPPRTYVRTFDDLLMAYMGHESPTCIFRPTCAEYLLIEHNGDVYPCDFFVEKQWRLGNLMETPLREIALSAKFREFRYAKGEVCERCRECPWVGKCHGGCQRHRLHNLGLAPDQELPYEAFASNYFCESYRMLFDHSQGRLQELAVTLADQAPPTPTLTVQ
- a CDS encoding dihydrodipicolinate reductase — encoded protein: MSVVKTVHVGLGPIGLKIARATLHSGFAQPVAAADVSPELVGKSLGELVESTEGTEVVVLDSLEAALAAGKAAGAQVLVLATGSKLPAIASQLRAAIEAGLNVVSTSEELSWPWLRNPDLANELDALAKQHGVTLVGTGINPGFLLDLLPLLLCRPCVGVRKITAKRIVNVSARRQQLQKKIGSGLDPETYRALAAKEQIGHVGLGESAAFLAAGLGWEHEDIYETIEPVIATEPCGTEYFQIQPGQVKGSHQVARISTDDGKCIELICRMTHGEPDPRDEVFVEGEPYVHMRIEGGIFGDTATVGCVLNILRQTVNAVPGLLTVKDIPVG